A single region of the Bacillota bacterium genome encodes:
- a CDS encoding MarR family transcriptional regulator yields the protein MLPVTLASNRYAYIEMLSDFFVEMMVDVVTTRTLSDAGSYITVSQLECLKYLQRHGACSAAELAEGLHMSPPAVTKLVDRLVRKGLVRRRDRPEDRRSVEISLTEAGRRTAEELRRRRSRVLEMILNRMGPDDREELERSLRAFVAAGLSDPQVVEALCLRCGDESTPDCPLIDAYRTLTGSSLQCR from the coding sequence ATGTTACCCGTGACCCTGGCGTCGAACCGGTACGCGTACATCGAGATGCTCTCTGACTTCTTCGTCGAGATGATGGTCGACGTGGTGACCACCCGTACGCTGTCCGATGCCGGTTCGTACATCACGGTTTCGCAGCTGGAATGTCTCAAGTACCTGCAGCGCCACGGCGCGTGCTCTGCCGCCGAACTGGCGGAAGGCCTTCACATGAGCCCGCCGGCGGTCACCAAGCTGGTGGACCGGCTGGTGCGGAAGGGGCTGGTGCGGCGCCGGGACCGCCCGGAGGACCGCCGATCCGTGGAGATCTCGCTCACCGAGGCCGGCCGCCGCACCGCGGAGGAACTGCGCCGGCGGCGCAGCCGGGTCCTCGAAATGATTCTCAACCGTATGGGCCCCGACGACCGGGAGGAACTGGAGCGTTCGCTCCGCGCGTTCGTGGCGGCGGGCCTCAGCGATCCCCAGGTGGTCGAGGCGCTGTGCCTGCGCTGTGGTGATGAGAGCACCCCCGATTGCCCGCTCATTGACGCCTACCGGACGCTGACCGGGTCATCCCTTCAGTGCCGCTGA